In Tachysurus fulvidraco isolate hzauxx_2018 chromosome 3, HZAU_PFXX_2.0, whole genome shotgun sequence, a single window of DNA contains:
- the si:dkey-34d22.1 gene encoding discoidin, CUB and LCCL domain-containing protein 1 has product MKTKLGLIWDAVPVFTALWTVLSVHTVLLVHGQEGDGCGHTILSPMSGTVASRNYPGTYPNHTQCVWSLKVPTGYTLHLTFGDFDLEWRKDCKAGALTITDKSKAVNLGPLCGQLAASEKSMLVNSSEVTVHFVSHTHRSGRGFLLSYSTNQHPDLISCLHRGSHFTSQQISAFCPGGCKDVAGEVWGQHGQGYRDTSVLCKAAVHAGVISDSLGGIINVTQQRGITLYESSFANGVLSKTGSLSDKKLVFSRACDSLLAVMTYNASSMSKDGDRLNWISENRDSRGQFVKWHTSIEDQQPWLELELFNRSSITGIITEGLSNSFIETYTIKYSKDRKTWKIYKDATSKEKKVFEASSNGHTMALNSLFPPIIARYLQLWPQRWHGRVSVQVQVLGCPLSMFRPRSNAGGSSAMKPVPTETVLLNEISTESPVVISSSQSSSHLLILVVGVVLGLALCVCCLLAGLLWRRRKKDAHMKCCLDTGVHGKKLPYTESELVSYPLARSIHDSLPNPPLNEYAEPDVLAGGQKVGVTFRPPLDEGYTVPFSINHYDTPNHLPQYAEPLRLEPEYATPFNEPVLDPPNTTQLKNLSHLRTAPSALQYDCPAHRHLSNGYCTPFVNGTANHTQPRPGDFVAQHTYHEPQ; this is encoded by the exons ATGAAGACAAAGCTGGGATTGATTTGGGATGCTGTCCCAGTGTTTACTGCACTTTGGACTGTGTTGAGCGTTCACACGGTTTTGTTGGTCCACGGGCAGGAAG GTGATGGGTGCGGACACACAATCCTGAGTCCCATGAGTGGCACTGTGGCCTCCCGGAACTACCCCGGCACCTACCCCAaccacacacagtgtgtgtggagCCTGAAAGTGCCGACAGGATACACGCTACACCTCACATTCGGGGACTTTGACCTGGAGTGGAGAAAGGACTGCAAAGCCGGTGCTCTTACCATCACTGATAAAAGTAAAGCCGTTAACCTGG GACCTCTGTGTGGGCAGCTGGCTGCCTCAGAAAAGAGCATGTTGGTGAACAGTAGTGAAGTGACAGTGCACTTTGTGTCCCACACTCACCGGTCTGGACGAGGTTTCCTGCTCTCCTACTCAACCAACCAACACCCAG ACCTCATATCATGTCTCCACAGAGGAAGCCACTTTACCTCCCAGCAGATCAG TGCGTTTTGCCCTGGGGGGTGCAAGGATGTGGCAGGAGAAGTCTGGGGTCAGCATGGACAAGGCTACAGAGAT acATCGGTGTTGTGCAAAGCTGCAGTCCATGCAGGGGTCATATCAGACAGCCTGGGAGGCATAATTAATGTGACCCAGCAGAGAGGCATCACACTGTATGAATCAAGTTTTGCTAATGGAGTCCTGTCTAAAAC AGGTTCATTGTCAGATAAGAAACTAGTCTTCAGCAGAG CATGTGACAGCCTGTTAGCAGTTATGACCTACAACGCGTCTTCCATGTCAAAGGATGGGGACAGACTGAACTGGATTTCAGAAAACAGGGACTCGAGAGGACAGTTTGTGAAGTGGCACACTAGCATTGAGGATCAACAGCCATGGTTGGAGCTGGAGCTTTTTAATCGGAGCAGCATCACAG gAATAATAACAGAGGGTCTGTCAAACTCTTTTATTGAGACTTACACAATCAAGTATAGCAAAGACCGTAAAACATGGAAAATTTACAAGGATGCAACCAGCAAAGAGAAAAAG GTGTTTGAAGCCTCATCTAATGGCCACACAATGGCTCTCAATAGCCTGTTTCCCCCAATAATAGCCCGTTACCTCCAACTCTGGCCCCAGCGCTGGCACGGCAGAGTCTCTGTACAGGTGCAAGTGCTTGGATGTCCATTATCTATGTTTCGACCCCGATCCAACGCCGGTG GATCCAGCGCAATGAAACCAGTTCCCACAGAAACCGTGCTGCTGAATGAGATCTCCACTGAGAGTCCTGTGGTCATAAGCTCGAGCCAAA GCTCCAGCCATCTATTGATACTGGTGGTGGGTGTGGTTCTGGGtctggcactgtgtgtgtgctgtctgttGGCAGGGCTGCTGTGGAGGAGAAG GAAAAAGGATGCGCACATGAAGTGTTGCCTTGACACAG GTGTCCATGGGAAAAAACTGCCCTATACAGAGTCAGAGCTTGTGTCCTACCCTCTGGCTAGAAGCATCCATGACAGCTTACCTAACCCTCCTCTCAATG AGTACGCTGAACCTGATGTTCTCGCAGGTGGACAGAAAGTGGGAGTCACCTTCCGACCACCTCTGGATGAGGGCTACACTGTTCCTTTTTCCATTAACCATTATGACACACCGAATCATCTTCCTCAATACGCAGAGCCCCTGCGGCTCGAGCCAGAATACGCTACACCATTCAATGAGCCAGTCCTCGATCCCCCAAACACCACACAGCTAAAGAACCTCTCTCACCTTCGCACAGCTCCGAGTGCTTTACAATATGACTGCCCTGCTCATCGACACCTTTCTAATGGATACTGCACTCCTTTTGTTAACGGTACAGCAAACCACACACAACCCAGGCCTGGAGATTTTGTAGCGCAGCATACGTATCACGAGCCCCAGTGA